In Camelus dromedarius isolate mCamDro1 chromosome 3, mCamDro1.pat, whole genome shotgun sequence, one DNA window encodes the following:
- the MYOZ3 gene encoding myozenin-3, translating to MIPKEQNGQVMTAMGDLTGPVPVLDLGKKLSVPQDLMMEELSLRNNRGSLLFQKRQRRVQKFTFEFTASQRATVAGSTKGKVTGTAEPGMVANSPEGQNYRSELHIFPSSPGGTEDAQSAAFRVESAHSPSALAPGYAEPLKGVPPEKFNHTAIPKGYRCPWQEFISYRDYQREGCSHTPNLMQYRNFNKTPVPFGGLLVGEATPRAGTPFVPELTSGLELLRLRPSFNRVAQGWVRSLPESEEL from the exons ATGATCCCCAAGGAGCAGAACGGACAAGTGATGACTGCCATGGGGGACCTCACTGGACCAG TCCCGGTGCTGGACCTGGGCAAGAAGCTGAGCGTGCCCCAGGACCTGATGATGGAGGAGCTATCACTGCGTAACAACCGAGGATCCCTCCTCTTCCAGAAGAGACAGCGCCGTGTGCAGAAATTCACCTTTGAGTTTACAGCCAGCCAGCGGGCG ACAGTGGCTGGAAGCACCAAGGGAAAAGTGACCGgaacagcagagcctgggatg GTTGCCAACAGCCCTGAGGGGCAGAACTACCGCTCTGAGCTCCACATCTTCCCGTCCTCACCAGGGGGCACTGAGGATGCCCAGTCTGCAGCCTTTCGGGTGGAGAGCGCCCACAGCCCCAGCGCCCTGGCGCCAG GCTATGCTGAGCCACTGAAGGGCGTCCCACCTGAGAAGTTCAACCACACAGCTATCCCCAAGGGCTACCGCTGCCCGTGGCAGGAGTTCATCAGCTACCGGGACTACCAGCGCGAGGGCTGCAGTCACACCCCCAACCTGATGCAGTATCGAAATTTCAACAA GACCCCCGTGCCCTTTGGAGGACTCCTGGTGGGGGAAGCCACTCCGAGGGCAGGTACCCCCTTCGTCCCAGAGCTCACCAGTGGCTTGGAACTCCTCCGCCTCAGACCCAGCTTCAACAGAGTGGCCCAGGGCTGGGTCCGCAGCCTCCCAGAGTCCGAGGAGCTGTAG